In Helianthus annuus cultivar XRQ/B chromosome 8, HanXRQr2.0-SUNRISE, whole genome shotgun sequence, a single genomic region encodes these proteins:
- the LOC110872751 gene encoding sorting nexin 2A, which produces MMSYEQQGFEEPQFYSSHESIDFNNPKSPNSTSTPAQFAEILTTEHGDPLTHSSSFHTNPNSFNSLIDSSSSFHTNPTSFNSFIDPPSYAEAVFRSFDGVKSDQINEHDDVSTSEPSVSNYYLHISVRDPRKIHDLAASVDSVNSVVSSGKNYLTYLITTWTNLPEFNGTEFSVRRRFKDVVMLSDRLLKAYRGCFIPTRPDKGVVESQVMQKHEFIEQRRVALEKYFKKLAAHPVIRHSEDLRVFLQVQGDLKWMNVGNVGAVVESREVGNQGKGGRDVVRMFKELRQSVTYGWGGTKPPLVEEDKEFLEKKMKLQDFELQLSNVSLQAESLVKAQQDIGETMGQLGLVFVKLTKFETEEAVFISQKTRAKDMKNMATSSVKASRLYGELNAQTIKHLDKLHDYLGVMLDVNNAYSDRSNALLTVQTVVTEISILSSRIEKLEAAAFKIFGADRSRIQKIDELKETLRVTEDAKNHAVKEYKRIKETNKTEFERLDKEKREDFIGMLKGFVVNQAGYAEKMASVWETFAKETNGYAGSCS; this is translated from the exons ATGATGTCATATGAACAACAGGGCTTCGAAGAGCCCCAATTCTACTCTTCTCACGAATCAATCGACTTTAACAACCCTAAATCCCCCAATTCCACCTCAACACCCGCACAATTTGCCGAAATTCTCACCACTGAACACGGTGATCCTCTTACACATTCATCATCCTTTCACACAAACCCTAACTCCTTCAATTCGCTCATTGATTCATCATCATCCTTTCACACAAACCCTACCTCCTTCAATTCGTTCATTGATCCACCGTCGTACGCAGAAGCTGTATTCAGATCGTTCGACGGCGTTAAATCCGATCAAATCAACGAACACGACGATGTCTCCACGTCAGAACCGTCTGTAAGTAACTATTATTTGCATATTTCAGTTAGGGATCCACGGAAGATACATGATCTAGCTGCTTCGGTTGACTCGGTTAACTCGGTTGTTTCGAGTGGGAAGAATTACTTGACCTACTTGATAACCACATGGACTAACCTTCCGGAGTTTAACGGAACCGAGTTTAGTGTCCGGAGACGGTTTAAAGACGTTGTGATGTTATCTGATCGGTTATTGAAAGCGTACCGAGGGTGTTTTATTCCGACGAGGCCAGATAAAGGTGTGGTGGAGAGCCAGGTTATGCAGAAGCATGAGTTTATTGAGCAGAGGAGGGTGGCTTTGGAGAAATATTTTAAGAAGCTGGCTGCGCATCCGGTTATTCGGCATAGTGAGGATTTGAGAGTGTTTTTGCAGGTGCAGGGGGATTTGAAATGGATGAATGTCGGGAATGTGGGTGCGGTTGTTGAGAGTAGGGAGGTGGGGAATCAAGGGAAAGGAGGGAGAGATGTGGTTAGGATGTTTAAAGAGTTGAGGCAGTCGGTTACGTATGGTTGGGGTGGGACAAAGCCGCCTTTGGTGGAAGAGGATAAGGAGTTCTTGGAGAAGAAGATGAAGTTGCAGGATTTTGAGCTGCAGTTGAGTAATGTGTCTCTGCAG GCTGAATCTCTTGTTAAAGCTCAACAAGACATAGGCGAAACCATGGGACAATTAGGTTTGGTATTTGTTAAACTAACCAAATTTGAAACCGAGGAAGCCGTGTTCATCTCTCAGAAAACGAGAGCCAAAGATATGAAAAACATGGCAACTTCTTCTGTTAAAGCAAGCAGACTGTACGGCGAATTAAATGCACAAACCATCAAACATTTG GACAAGCTTCATGACTACCTAGGAGTGATGTTAGATGTGAACAACGCATATTCAGATCGATCAAATGCGTTGTTGACAGTTCAAACCGTTGTAACAGAGATTTCAATTCTAAGTTCAAGAATTGAAAAACTTGAAGCGGCTGCATTCAAGATATTTGGTGCTGACAGGTCTAGAATTCAGAAAATAGACGAGTTGAAAGAAACCTTGAGAGTTACAGAAGATGCCAAAAATCACGCAGTCAAAGAGTATAAACGTATAAAG GAGACTAACAAGACTGAATTCGAGAGGCTTGACAAAGAGAAGCGTGAAGATTTCATTGGGATGTTAAAGGGATTCGTCGTCAATCAG GCAGGATATGCAGAGAAGATGGCAAGTGTATGGGAAACATTTGCTAAGGAAACAAATGGATATGCAGGAAGTTGTAGCTAA
- the LOC110872750 gene encoding probable leucine-rich repeat receptor-like protein kinase IMK3, with product MASIFTFHKYPSQNTPHFHPPTKKHTHCFTLLLHLLISFSTCFNTYPSQKTLPFSTKNQSLHKCNTGFNKKKQKWKKNTHFFTLLTHLLIWCLPFVVSSQSWDGIIVTESDLQALQSFKQGLTDPNGFLKSWNDSGYGACSGGWEGIKCAQGQVIVLQLPWRGLGGQITSKIGQFQALRKLSLHDNSIGGSIPKELGFLPNLRGLQLYNNKFTGSIPPTLGSCKLLQDLDFSNNSLVGGIPDSLGNCTMLSNINLSLNSLSNSIPVSLMKLNSLMFLSLQYNNFSGVIPDSWDKPLVKSLTFDHNLFTGRIPVSLSKLTDLEVISFSHNFFTGEIPVEIGKLVKLKSLDLSYNFINGSIPNSFSGLRSLTSLNLAHNNLTGQIPVFLGGQLNLAVFNVSYNNLSGRVPDQLSSKFDPSVFVGNLDLCGYGRSATCTTSPVESQSHHRKTNTKNILLILGGVLIAVFLLVCCILLCCLLKKEDNVKEKDSEQGRVGPAKEIPVEETAATAAVGAGEGEGGGNLVHFEGGVEFTADDLLCATAEIMGKSTYGTVYKATLVDGIQVAVKRLRERITKNQKEFRNEVNSLGKIRHPNLLAMRSYYLGPKGEKLLVFDYMPKGSLASFLHARGPNTPIDWPTRMRIMKGMTRGLVNLHTQQNIIHGNLTSNNVLLDDYLNPKIGDYGLSRLMTNAGNMNVVATAGALGYRAPELSKLKKASTKTDMYSLGVVMLELLTGKSPAEVDDGVALPQWVASIVKEEWTNEVFDLELMKDATAIGDELLNTLKLALHCVDPSPSARPEAQLVLQQLEQIRPETATSSSDEGGGGGPSTRE from the exons ATGGCTTCCATTTTCACTTTCCACAAATACCCTTCTCAGAACACCCCCCATTTTCACCCACCCACCAAGAAACACACACATTGTTTCACCTTGTTGTTACACCTACTCATTTCATTTTCAACCTGTTTTAACACATACCCATCACAAAAGACTCTTCCTTTTTCAACAAAAAACCAATCTTTACACAAATGCAACACTGGGTTTaacaaaaagaaacaaaaatggAAGAAAAACACACACTTTTTCACCTTACTAACACACCTACTCATTTGGTGTTTACCCTTTGTTGTTTCAAGCCAATCTTGGGATGGGATAATAGTCACAGAATCAGACTTACAAGCCCTCCAATCTTTCAAACAAGGGTTAACTGACCCAAATGGTTTCTTGAAAAGTTGGAATGATAGTGGGTATGGAGCTTGTTCTGGTGGGTGGGAAGGGATCAAGTGTGCACAGGGTCAGGTTATTGTGTTACAGCTCCCATGGAGAGGTTTAGGTGGTCAAATCACTTCAAAAATTGGTCAATTTCAAGCTCTTAGAAAACTCAGTCTTCATGATAATTCCATTGGTGGTTCAATCCCAAAGGAGTTAGGGTTTTTACCCAATCTTAGAGGGCTTCAGTTGTATAATAATAAGTTTACAGGCTCAATACCTCCTACATTGGGTTCATGTAAATTGCTTCAAGATCTTGACTTTAGTAATAATTCATTGGTGGGTGGAATCCCTGATTCCCTTGGGAATTGCACTATGCTTTCTAATATCAATTTGAGTTTGAATTCTTTGTCAAATTCCATTCCTGTGTCACTCATGAAACTGAATTCTCTCATGTTTTTATCTCTGCAGTATAATAATTTTTCAGGGGTTATCCCTGATTCTTGGGATAAACCCTTGGTCAAATCTTTGACTTTTGACCATAATTTGTTCACTGGGAGAATACCTGTGTCTTTAAGCAAGTTGACTGATCTTGAAGTGATTTCATTCAGTCATAATTTCTTCACTGGGGAGATTCCAGTTGAAATTGGGAAACTTGTTAAGCTTAAAAGTTTAGATCTTTCTTATAACTTTATTAATGGCAGCATACCGAACAGCTTTTCTGGTTTGAGGTCACTCACTTCATTGAATTTAGCTCATAACAATCTCACTGGTCAAATCCCAGTTTTCTTGGGTGGTCAACTGAATCTTGCAGTGTTTAATGTGTCCTACAACAATCTATCGGGTCGTGTCCCGGATCAACTCTCGTCGAAATTCGATCCGAGCGTTTTCGTCGGTAATCTTGATCTTTGTGGGTACGGCCGTTCCGCCACGTGCACCACGTCTCCGGTAGAGAGCCAGAGCCATCACCGGAAAACGAATACGAAAAATATCTTGCTTATTTTAGGTGGAGTTTTGATAGCAGTGTTTCTGTTGGTTTGTTGTATACTTTTGTGTTGCTTGTTAAAGAAAGAAGACAATGTGAAGGAAAAGGATAGTGAACAAGGTAGAGTGGGCCCTGCAAAGGAAATTCCGGTGGAGGAGACTGCGGCAACGGCGGCAGTGGGGGCAGGAGAGGGTGAGGGTGGAGGGAATCTTGTGCATTTTGAAGGTGGGGTGGAGTTTACGGCGGATGATCTGTTGTGTGCGACGGCGGAGATAATGGGGAAGAGTACTTATGGAACTGTTTATAAGGCTACTTTGGTGGATGGGATTCAAGTGGCTGTAAAGAGATTGAGAGAAAGAATTACAAAGAACCAAAAGGAGTTCAGAAATGAAGTAAATTCACTTGGGAAGATTAGGCATCCGAATTTATTGGCGATGAGATCTTATTATTTGGGTCCAAAGGGGGAGAAACTTCTTGTGTTTGATTATATGCCCAAAGGAAGCCTTGCTTCCTTCCTCCATG CTCGAGGACCGAATACGCCGATTGATTGGCCAACAAGAATGAGAATAATGAAAGGGATGACAAGAGGTTTAGTCAACCTCCACACACAACAAAACATAATCCATGGAAACCTTACATCAAACAATGTTCTTCTTGATGACTATCTTAACCCTAAGATCGGGGATTATGGGTTATCACGGTTAATGACAAATGCTGGGAATATGAATGTGGTTGCAACCGCAGGTGCACTCGGGTACCGGGCGCCTGAGCTTTCCAAGCTCAAGAAAGCCAGCACCAAGACTGATATGTACAGTCTTGGTGTCGTCATGTTAGAACTCTTAACCGGAAAATCACCAGCAgaggtggatgatggtgttgctTTGCCACAATGGGTGGCGTCGATTGTGAAAGAAGAGTGGACTAATGAGGTTTTTGATTTGGAGTTGATGAAGGATGCTACTGCGATCGGTGATGAGTTGTTGAACACTCTGAAACTTGCTTTGCATTGTGTTGATCCATCTCCATCTGCTAGACCGGAGGCGCAACTAGTTCTTCAGCAGCTAGAACAGATTAGACCAGAAACCGCCACAAGCTCCAGCGAtgaaggtggaggtggtggtcCTTCGACAAGGGAATGA